Proteins encoded in a region of the Zea mays cultivar B73 chromosome 2, Zm-B73-REFERENCE-NAM-5.0, whole genome shotgun sequence genome:
- the LOC103646196 gene encoding uncharacterized protein isoform X2: MGDILIPSLMVGDCSRTLCLRVSRLWEFLDPQDDSRLLHTDLVLLDEEGNSIHAQIYPSLCQQFSALLDEGGIYNLKYFLVRKANRFYKPVENCNMISFTKWTTVEVVLQIPPAFPVCTYNLTPIDQLQPRVDYKEYFTDVLGVVSVISQVSSVRTRGRQAEVMKRTVTISNARDTGPTVDVVLWGKRATSFPAEQVHRDSGSSPQIIIFVGTLVRSYADNVSLSGGSSCKWYINEPVPEVNALRASAETNHHPVIWDQGKAAAESTVIAVPEHKKLKDIKYLHPFENKKKEWLVIVKVLKIDSSWWYNACKKCLRTTKPHGDTYKCTNISCDNIGSPTPSAFGHEHHQLWRPAFGN, from the exons ATGGGGGACATACTCATTCCTAGCCTTATGGTTGGAGACTGTTCTCGCACCTTGTGTTTGCGTGTCTCTAGGCTTTGGGAATTCCTTGATCCTCAGGATGACAGTAGGCTCCTGCATACTGATCTTGTTTTGCTTGATGAAGAG GGAAACAGCATACATGCCCAGATCTATCCTTCGTTGTGCCAACAGTTCAGTGCGCTGCTCGATGAGGGAGGGATATACaacttgaagtatttcttagtcaGGAAAGCTAACAGATTCTACAAACCAGTAGAAAACTGCAACATGATCAGCTTTACAAAGTGGACTACGGTTGAGGTTGTCCTCCAGATCCCCCCTGCTTTTCCGGTTTGCACATATAACCTCACTCCCATAGACCAGCTCCAACCGCGCGTGGACTACAAGGAATATTTCACTG ATGTGCTCGGTGTTGTCAGCGTGATCTCCCAGGTTTCATCAGTACGCACAAGGGGACGACAGGCTGAGGTTATGAAGAGAACAGTCACTATAAGCAATGCAAG GGATACCGGTCCAACCGTTGATGTTGTGCTTTGGGGCAAGCGGGCCACATCTTTCCCAGCTGAACAGGTCCACAGGGACAGTGGATCCTCACCACAGATCATAATATTTGTTGGCACTCTCGTGAGGAGCTACGCTG ATAATGTGTCTTTGTCGGGAGGATCGTCATGCAAGTGGTACATAAACGAACCGGTCCCGGAAGTAAACGCTCTCAGAGCTAG TGCTGAAACCAACCACCACCCTGTCATCTGGGATCAGGGCAAAGCAGCTGCTGAGAGTACAGTAATTGCAGTTCCTGAACataagaagctcaaggatattaaGTACCTCCATCCTTTTGAAAATAAG AAGAAGGAATGGCTTGTCATCGTAAAGGTGCTCAAGATTGATAGCTCATGGTGGTACAATGCATGCAAAAAATGCCTTAGGACAACCAAACCGCACGGTGACACATACAAGTGCACCAATATTTCCTGTGACAACATAGGATCGCCTACCCCAAG